A window of the Henckelia pumila isolate YLH828 chromosome 3, ASM3356847v2, whole genome shotgun sequence genome harbors these coding sequences:
- the LOC140890035 gene encoding agamous-like MADS-box protein AGL104 produces MGRKKLAMRRIENATTRQLTYTKRKDGIVKKASELSVLCDTDVAVVMFSPTGKLTTFASDGRVEDIFLRFVDRPDELRGGPITNEEFLSEKLKQLKYEGQMLEKIAMHIYRGLEENLDKLCRRQREAHEKLRYYEPVVEKINTVLEAGVYQQFLTSAIQRVQLSKAKLLGNKLVSQATENNELQTATVPMEDTPASVTRHDINQNGASTSGKDHEYYERGAMGPQLSLSFIEAQKQWNPEA; encoded by the exons ATGGGTCGCAAGAAACTCGCAATGAGACGGATCGAAAATGCGACGACTCGACAACTTACTTACACCAAGCGTAAAGATGGGATCGTGAAGAAGGCGAGTGAATTATCTGTGTTGTGTGATACAGATGTGGCCGTTGTTATGTTCTCCCCAACCGGTAAACTTACCACCTTTGCAAGCGATGGCAG GGTTGAGGATATCTTCCTTCGTTTTGTGGATAGGCCCGATGAACTTAGAGGAGG GCCTATTACTAATGAAGAG TTCTTGTCTGAAAAGCTTAAGCAATTGAAGTATGAAGGACAAATGCTGGAAAAGATAGCAAT GCATATATACCGT GGTTTAGAAGAAAatcttgataaactctgcaggCGACAAAGGGAGGCCCATGAAAAATTGAG GTACTATGAACCAGTTGTGGAGAAGATAAACACAGTACTTGAAGCTGGAGTGTATCAGCAGTTCCTTACAAGTGCCATCCAACGTGTGCAACTTTCCAAA GCCAAATTGCTTGGCAACAAACTTGTGTCTCAAGCAACTGAAAACAatgag CTGCAGACAGCCACAGTCCCGATGGAGGATACACCAGCTTCAGTTACTCGTCACGATATAAATCAAAACGG GGCGAGTACTTCAGGAAAAGATCATGAGTATTATGAACGTGGAGCAATGGGACCTCAGCTGAGCCTTAGTTTTATCGAAGCTCAGAAGCAATGGAATCCTGAAGCGTAA
- the LOC140890036 gene encoding uncharacterized protein, translating into MAEKENNRTLMDLHRPLVGGYGSKIVRPVVQANTFELKPTIIQMIQMQVRLGGASSENPNAHLEQFLSICDTFKFNGVTADAIRLRLFPFSLQGEAIEWLRDLPEGSITTWDGLVEVFMHKYFPPTKVTQLRNEIISFRQKDGKSLNAAWTRFKKMLRVSANGSFYRKTPTAALEIISNMAESNVGWQDSRRERKVGFLEMDALTAITAKLDGLNHKVSQLQANKSTPVKQVNQVQGSTETVEGSASSILFMPDAFFDGIPVFEGDSMNYVGNQRRQQYNPYSFSYNSGWRSYPNFGWKQAENSVEPQYFNPPQQLAQQRPPQQTVRPPQGAGQSMPPGFNPSENKSNLEYMLANYIVGNEIRWKNHDAMMQRVETQLGQLANQLSSRAPGLLPSDTVKNPKEVNALFVQQAMTVKTEEQEVKVEHTPEQVILSPRKDFLAQMSSYAKFLKDILANKRKLTNLDIVTLNKECSAVLLNKLPPKLQDPGSFPIPCVISSMSFDKALCYLGASINLMSYSLAKILGIGVIEPTTMSLKLADRSIKHPKGIVENVLLKVNEFIFPMDFVVLDMDDDCKTPLILGRPFLATSRALIEVQKGKLALRLNEKKVVFNMFKNDSSYPKVNDSCLNIDARSTCVGGNFEVRNAVKSSSLKTKKLTAISQNPKLSVEEIPGLESKSLPFYLKYLTLEDSSIPVIVSSSLAGREESKLVRLLRDYIHTMGWSIDDIKGLGPIVMVDDSVDRNRGVERHRSTTSNDPP; encoded by the exons ATGGCTGAAAAAGAGAATAACCGCACTCTGATGGATCTTCATAGACCATTGGTTGGAGGATATGGATCCAAAATTGTTCGCCCTGTAGTTCAGGCGAACACTTTTGAGCTCAAACCAACCATCATCCAGATGATACAGATGCAAGTCAGACTTGGAGGGGCGTCTTCTGAGAATCCGAATGCTCATCTGGAGCAATTCTTGTCAATATGTGACACCTTCAAATTCAACGGAGTGACTGCTGATGCTATTCGACTGAGGCTATTTCCGTTTTCTCTACAAGGAGAAGCAATTGAGTGGCTTCGAGATTTGCCAGAGGGATCGATTACTACCTGGGATGGTCTGGTTGAAGTGTTCatgcacaagtatttcccaccAACCAAAGTTACACAGTTGCGGAATGAAATCATTTCTTTCAGGCAAAAGGATGGGAAATCTTTGAATGCCGCATGGACAAGATTTAAAAAGATGCTGAGAGTAT CTGCCAATGGCAGCTTCTATAGAAAGACTCCTACAGCAGCACttgaaatcatatcaaatatggctgaaagcaatGTTGGTTGGCAAGACAGCAGGAGAGAAAGGAAAGTCGGATTCCTTGAAATGGATGCTCTAACAGCGATTACAGCAAAACTCGATGGACTGAACCATAAAGTGTCTCAACTGCAAGCTAATAAATCGACACCAGTAAAACAAGTGAATCAAGTCCAAGGAAGCACTGAGACAGTTGAAGGATCAGCGAGTAGCATTTTATTCATGCCAGATGCATTTTTTGATGGGATTCCAGTTTTTGAAGGAGATTCGATGAATTATGTGGGGAATCAAAGGCGACAACAATACAATCCATACAGTTTCTCATATAATTCGGGTTGGAGAAGTTACCCAAATTTTGGCTGGAAACAGGCTGAAAATTCTGTCGAGCCTCAATATTTTAATCCACCTCAGCAACTTGCACAACAAAGGCCCCCGCAGCAAACAGTTAGACCTCCACAAGGTGCTGGACAGTCTATGCCGCCGGGTTTCAACCCATCTGAGAACAAGTCAAATCTGGAATACATGCTTGCAAATTACATAGTTGGGAACGAGATAAGATGGAAGAATCATGATGCCATGATGCAAAGAGTGGAAACCCAACTGGGTCAGTTGGCAAACCAGTTATCTTCTCGGGCTCCAGGCTTACTACCTAGTGACACAGTGAAGAATCCTAAGGAAGTGAATGCCCTCTTTGTGCAACAAGCGATGACAGTCAAGACAGAGGAGCAAGAAGTCAAGGTAGAGCACACACCAGAACAAGTCATTCTCTCTCCACGCAAAG ATTTCTTAGCTCAAATGTCGAGTTATGCTAAGTTTTTGAAAGACATTCTAGCAAATAAGAGGAAGCTAACCAATTTGGATATAGTGACTTTGAATAAGGAATGTTCGGCGGTACTTCTAAACAAGCTCCCACCAAAACttcaagatccagggagttttccTATACCTTGTGTTATCAGTAGTATGTCATTTGATAAGGCTTTATGTTATCTAGGTGCTAGTATAAACTTAATGTCATATTCACTTGCAAAAATATTGGGTATAGGAGTGATAGAACCTACCACTATGTCCCTCAAGCTTGCTGATAGATCAATTAAACATCCTAAGGGAATAGTGGAGAATGTGTTGCTTAAAGTTAATGAATTTATCTTTCCTATGGACTTTGTGGTACTTGATATGGATGATGATTGTAAAACTCCTTTGATATTAGGACGTCCATTCTTAGCAACCAGTAGAGCATTAATTGAAGTTCAGAAGGGGAAATTAGCACTTAGGTTGAATGAGAAGAAAGTTGTGTTTAATATGTTTAAAAATGATTCATCTTATCCTAAAGTCAATGATTCTTGTCTGAATATTGATGCTCGTAGTACATGTGTAGGTGGaaattttgaggtacgaaacgCAGTGAAATCGTCATCTTTAAAGACGAAAAAATTAACTGCAATCTCACAAAATCCAAAACTTTCTGTCGAAGAAATTCCTGGACTTGAATCTAAATCTTTACCCTTTTATTTGAAATATCTGACGTTGGAAGATTCAAGTATACCTGTAATTGTGTCATCTTCTTTGGCAGGTAGGGAAGAATCAAAGCTTGTTAGGCTCTTACGCGATTATATTCACACAATGGGGTGGAGCATCGATGATATAAAAGGACTTGGACCCATAGTGATGGTAGATGACAGTGTAGACAGAAATCGTGGTGTTGAAAGACATAGATCCACGACATCAAATGATCCACCTTGA